From Hymenobacter psoromatis, the proteins below share one genomic window:
- a CDS encoding element excision factor XisH family protein has product MARSDRDHDIVLQALRAAGWTITHPYGIGINWGGKTGRPDIIAEIRLANKELRKIVVEVKNYPPTGNGVMGDFHRAIGQYLTYQSFFEEHDPACLVFKAVPKATYDGFLSHPDILRFLQRHRIKIFVYNPDSQLIDKWIE; this is encoded by the coding sequence ATGGCTCGTTCCGACCGTGACCACGACATTGTGCTGCAAGCCTTGAGAGCAGCCGGCTGGACGATTACCCACCCCTACGGCATCGGAATCAACTGGGGCGGCAAAACGGGTCGGCCGGATATTATTGCAGAAATACGCCTAGCTAACAAGGAGTTGCGCAAAATTGTGGTAGAAGTCAAGAACTACCCCCCGACCGGCAACGGGGTCATGGGCGACTTCCACCGCGCTATTGGCCAGTACCTTACCTACCAAAGCTTTTTTGAAGAGCATGACCCAGCCTGCCTGGTGTTCAAAGCCGTTCCCAAAGCAACCTATGATGGCTTTTTAAGCCACCCCGATATTCTGCGCTTCCTGCAACGGCACCGCATCAAAATATTTGTTTATAATCCAGATTCTCAACTAATTGACAAATGGATAGAGTAA